A region from the Oncorhynchus clarkii lewisi isolate Uvic-CL-2024 chromosome 8, UVic_Ocla_1.0, whole genome shotgun sequence genome encodes:
- the LOC139415363 gene encoding GDNF-inducible zinc finger protein 1, with protein sequence MSDQVVQLSSAFHHEDMLQSLHQLRLHGHLCDVTVQVDFQGELEEFEAHQAVLAASSGYFKNILLAPDPPKKLFLGNVRTTDFTRFLEYVYTGKLEVDKEFAKDKIGVIHEVATLLECKSLVQACSSVLYEGSLSLHRVEASMSQDTEADLYDVGEEDGALGVGVNKVPKIASTKRLTPPTKPERGEKRAKVAVTAEEEKSEVNKDTEVSGRRSNRLAGRRVFIDIPKKKYVRKMKDQTLAQMEDLPDNNTQTTSQEENTYNTQGAEEALPEPLPEKGGAGLESTDVDDEDEVEEGDIPEDCPDDSLFLPSKEEEGEEEGEERATNRSSRRIDTQYKCDKCQRTFHYEKSYLKHVKTSHSVQGEVTYRCDTCQQTFANRCNLKIHQRHVHSDERLFPCDVCTKTFKRKKDVTRHRRQVHEGGGERHTCLVCNKALSSKTALTLHERTHTGDKPYSCTDCEAKFSQSSALKTHRRTHTGEKPFACDQCDARFTQNHMLSYHKRAHTGEKPFMCESCGKSFASKEYLKHHSRIHTGSRPYKCEQCGRAFAQRNSLHQHMKIHTGERPYHCTDCDKQFTQLNALQRHQRIHTGEKPYMCGLCNRTFTDKSTVRRHTMTHDQNTPWKNYLVVLKDNMEKKTKKPRSLGRKVKIETVVREVEGDSGAGGRLQEGTILVPGEPITLSASWGDPGTIALVSHTTLGGFTVIQTEMPAGTQLPIVTTDCTGASVISLDGSTVSVPFTIPVSMSSISVSSSSSGVLPVQTVSVSVPVTVSGAIFAPVSETSLSTSCVLETAVSQTILAPDLEAGPCSDTTAIADPEEAVSECAPISEECVTVQTSELETETPSAAVSNEEQHSVPEDIGTVEDLEVSTEDTVV encoded by the exons ATGAGTGACCAAGTGGTCCAACTCTCCTCAGCCTTCCACCATGAGGACATGCTTCAGTCTCTGCACCAGCTCAGACTACATGGTCACCTGTGCGATGTCACAGTCCAGGTCGACTTCCAGGGTGAGCTGGAAGAGTTTGAGGCTCACCAGGCGGTCCTAGCTGCCTCCAGCGGCTACTTCAAGAACATCCTACTGGCACCGGACCCACCCAAGAAACTATTCTTGGGGAACGTTCGAACCACTGATTTCACCAGGTTCTTGGAATATGTATACACTGGCAAACTGGAGGTGGATAAAGAGTTTGCTAAAGACAAGATTGGTGTAATACATGAAGTGGCAACACTGTTGGAGTGTAAGAGCCTTGTCCAGGCCTGCAGCTCGGTTCTCTATGAAGGCAGCTTGAGTCTGCACAGGGTTGAGGCATCCATGTCACAAGACACGGAAGCTGATTTGTATGAtgtaggagaggaggatggggcgCTGGGGGTCGGAGTCAACAAAGTTCCCAAAATAGCCTCCACCAAGAGGCTGACCCCTCCAACCAAaccagagaggggggagaaaagggCAAAGGTCGCGGTCACAGCCGAGGAGGAGAAGTCAGAGGTGAATAAAGACACTGAGGTCTCTGGGAGGAGGAGTAATAGGCTGGCAGGGCGCAGAGTCTTCATTGACATTCCTAAGAAGAAGTACGTGAGGAAGATGAAGGACCAGACCCTGGCGCAGATGGAAGATCTGCCTGACAACAACACTCAGACAACCAGTCAGGAGGAGAACACTTACAACACACAG GGGGCAGAAGAGGCCCTTCCAGAGCCGCTGCCTGAAAAGGGGGGGGCGGGACTGGAGTCGACAGACGTTGATGATGAAGATGAGGTGGAAGAGGGAGATATACCAGAGGATTGTCCAGATGACTCCCTCTTCTTGCCCAGCaaggaagaggagggtgaggaggagggagaggagcgtGCCACCAACAGATCATCCAGACGTATTGACACTCAATACAAGTGTGACAAATGTCAACGGACCTTCCACTATGAGAAGAGCTACCTGAAGCACGTCAA GACGAGCCACAGTGTGCAGGGTGAGGTGACGTACCGTTGTGACACCTGCCAGCAGACCTTCGCCAACCGCTGCAACCTGAAGATCCACCAGAGACACGTCCACAGTGACGAAAGGCTGTTCCCCTGTGACGTCTGCACCAAGACCTTCAAACGCAAGAAGGACGTGACGCGCCACCGACGACAG GTGCACGAGGGAGGCGGCGAGCGACACACCTGTCTTGTGTGTAACAAGGCGCTGAGCTCTAAGACAGCGTTGACGCTACACGAGAGAACGCACACAGGAGACAAGCCCTACTCCTGCACTGACTGTGAAGCCAAGTTCTCCCAGAGCTCAGCCCTCAAGACACACCGCaggactcacacaggagagaagcctttcgcCTGTGACCAGTGTGATGCGAGGTTCACCCAGAACCACATGTTGTCCTATCACAAAAGGGCCCACACGG GAGAGAAGCCTTTTATGTGTGAGAGCTGTGGGAAAAGCTTTGCCTCTAAAGAATACCTGAAACACCACTCCAGAATCCACACAGGCTCCAGGCCTTACAAGTGTGAACAATGTGGTCGGGCCTTCGCCCAGAGAAACTCCCTCCACCAGCATATGAAgatacacacag GTGAGCGTCCGTACCACTGTACAGATTGTGATAAGCAGTTCACCCAGCTGAATGCCCTCCAGAGGCATCAGAGGattcatacaggggagaagccctACATGTGTGGCCTCTGCAACCGTACCTTCACGGACAAGTCCACCGTACGCAGGCACACTATG ACTCACGACCAAAACACTCCATGGAAGAACTACCTGGTGGTCCTCAAGGACAACATGGAGAAAAAGACTAAGAAACCCAGAAGCCTTGGTAGAAAGGTTAAAATAGAGACTGTGGTTCGGGAGGTGGAAGGGGATAGTGGAGCTGGAGGTAGGCTCCAGGAGGGGACCATATTGGTTCCTGGTGAGCCCATCACCCTCTCAGCCAGCTGGGGCGACCCAGGGACCATCGCCCTGGTTAGCCACACCACCCTGGGTGGGTTCACGGTCATCCAGACAGAGATGCCGGCTGGGACCCAGCTACCCATCGTCACCACAGACTGCACCGGGGCCAGTGTCATCTCTCTGGATGGatccactgtctctgtcccctttactatccctgtctctatgtcctccatctctgtgtcctcgtcctcctctggcgtcctccctgtccagactgtgtctgtctctgtcccagtcaCTGTTTCAGGGGCCATATTTGCCCCAGTTTCAGAGACCAGTCTTTCAACTTCATGTGTTCTGGAAACTGCGGTGTCGCAGACCATCTTGGCTCCAGATTTGGAAGCTGGGCCGTGTTCAGATACGACGGCCATTGCGGATCCCGAGGAGGCAGTTTCAGAGTGTGCCCCTATCTCTGAGGAGTGTGTCACAGTGCAGACATCagaactggagactgagacaccGAGTGCTGCTGTCTCTAATGAGGAACAACACAGTGTACCAGAGGACATTGGTACTGTGGAAGACCTGGAGGTGTCCACTGAAGATACTGTGGTGTAG
- the LOC139415364 gene encoding beta-soluble NSF attachment protein — MDNSGKEKEAIQLMADADKKVKTSGSFLGGMFGGPHKVEEACEMYCRAANMFKMAKNWNAAGNAFCQAARIHMQLQNKHDSATSFIDAGNAFKKADPSEAIKCLNAAVDIYTDMGRFTIAAKHHITIAEIYESELVDIEKAIAHYEQAADYYKGEESNSSANKCLLKVGAYAAQLEQYAKAIEIYEQVGSSTMDNPLLKYSAKEYFFKASLCHFIVDELNAKLAVEKYEEMFPAFSDSRECKLLKKLLDAHEEQNCEAFTEAIKEFDSISRLDQWQTTMLLRIKKTIQGDEGDLK; from the exons ATGGACAACTCCGGGAAAGAGAAGGAAGCGATTCAGCTGATGGCTGACGCCGACAAGAAAGTGAAAACGTCTGGCTCGTTCTTGGGAGGCATGTTTGG cgGCCCTCATAAAGTTGAAGAGGCTTGTGAAATGTACTGCAGAGCAGCCAACATGTTCAAGATGGCCAAGAACTGGAACG ctgCTGGTAATGCCTTCTGCCAGGCGGCCCGGATCCACATGCAGCTCCAGAACAAACACGACTCGGCCACCAGCTTCATCGATGCAGGAAACGCTTTCAAAAAGGCAGACCCCAGCG AGGCTATCAAGTGCTTAAACGCAGCTGTTGATATATACACAGACATG GGAAGGTTCACCATCGCAGCCAAACACCACATCACCATCGCAGAGATCTACGAGTCAGAACTGGTGGATATAGAGAAG GCCATCGCCCACTATGAGCAGGCAGCAGACTACTACAAAGGAGAGGAGTCCAACAGTTCTGCAAACAAGTGTCTACTGAAGGTGGGGGCCTATGCCGCTCAGTTGGAGCAGTACGCAAAGGCCATCGAGATCTacgaacag gttGGATCCAGCACCATGGATAACCCCCTGCTGAAATACAGCGCCAAAGAGTACTTCTTCAAAGCCTCTCTGTGCCACTTCATCGTGGATGAACTCAACGCCAAA CTTGCTGTCGAGAAGTACGAAGAGATGTTCCCAGCCTTCTCTGACTCAAGAGAGTGCAAGCTGTTGAAG AAACTCCTGGATGCTCATGAGGAACAGAACTGTGAAGCTTTCACAGAAGCA ATTAAAGAGTTTGATTCCATCTCTCGTCTGGACCAATGGCAGACCACCATGCTGCTGCGCATCAAGAAGACCATCCAAGGGGACGAGGGAGACCTGAAGTGA